The following coding sequences are from one Arthrobacter sp. 24S4-2 window:
- the sdhA gene encoding succinate dehydrogenase flavoprotein subunit: MQVHKYDVVIVGAGGAGMRAAIESGQRARTAVLTKLYPTRSHTGAAQGGMCAALANVEEDNWEWHTFDTIKGGDYLVDQDAAEVMAKEAIDAVLDLEKMGLPFNRTPEGRIDQRRFGGHTRDHGKAPVRRACYAADRTGHMILQTLYQNCVKHNVEFYNEYYVLDLLTVEEDAVREDGTPYKQKRVAGVVSYDLASGELHVFQAKSVVFASGGAGKVFKTTSNAHTLTGDGMGIAFRRGIPLEDMEFFQFHPTGLAGLGILLSEAARGEGAILRNSEGERFMERYAPTIKDLAPRDIVARSMANEVREGRGCGPNKDYVLLDLTHLEPAHIDAKLPDITEFARTYLGVEPYTEPVPVFPTAHYAMGGIPTNITTEVLQDNDTVVPGLYAAGEVACVSVHGSNRLGTNSLLDINVFGKRAGIAAAEYAKTADFVELPEDPEAYTIELLNIARNGTGDEKVAVIRKDLQDTMDANMQVFRTADTLNQVLKDIESFEARYKNISVQDKGKRFNLDLLEAVELGFLLELAKVMTVAALHREESRGGHFREDFPERDDEKFMKHSMAYKDDHARADGTAGTAETTAGIRLATKPVVFTRYEPMVRKY; this comes from the coding sequence ATGCAGGTCCATAAGTACGACGTCGTCATCGTCGGTGCCGGTGGCGCTGGCATGCGCGCCGCGATCGAATCCGGTCAGCGCGCGCGCACAGCAGTACTGACCAAGCTCTACCCCACCCGCTCGCACACCGGTGCGGCGCAGGGTGGCATGTGTGCGGCACTGGCCAATGTCGAGGAAGACAACTGGGAGTGGCACACCTTCGACACCATTAAGGGCGGCGACTACCTGGTGGACCAGGATGCAGCCGAAGTCATGGCGAAGGAAGCCATCGACGCCGTGCTGGACCTGGAAAAGATGGGTCTGCCGTTCAACCGCACCCCGGAGGGCCGGATTGACCAGCGCCGCTTCGGCGGCCACACCCGCGACCATGGCAAGGCCCCGGTCCGCCGGGCCTGCTACGCCGCTGACCGTACGGGTCACATGATCCTGCAGACGCTGTACCAAAACTGCGTCAAGCACAACGTTGAGTTCTACAACGAGTACTACGTCCTGGACCTCCTGACGGTCGAAGAGGACGCGGTCCGCGAGGACGGCACACCGTACAAGCAGAAGCGGGTAGCCGGCGTCGTGTCCTACGACCTCGCCTCCGGTGAACTGCACGTGTTCCAGGCCAAGTCCGTGGTCTTCGCCTCCGGCGGTGCCGGCAAGGTCTTCAAGACCACGTCCAACGCCCATACCCTTACCGGTGACGGCATGGGCATCGCGTTCCGCCGCGGCATCCCGCTGGAGGACATGGAGTTCTTCCAGTTCCACCCGACCGGCCTTGCCGGCCTGGGCATCCTGCTCTCGGAAGCCGCACGTGGCGAAGGCGCCATCCTGCGTAACTCCGAAGGTGAGCGCTTCATGGAGCGCTACGCTCCCACCATCAAGGACCTGGCACCCCGTGACATCGTGGCCCGCTCCATGGCCAACGAAGTCCGCGAAGGCCGCGGCTGTGGCCCGAACAAGGACTACGTCCTCCTGGACCTGACCCACCTCGAGCCGGCGCACATCGACGCCAAGCTGCCGGACATCACCGAGTTTGCCCGCACCTACCTAGGTGTGGAGCCTTACACGGAGCCCGTGCCGGTGTTCCCGACGGCGCACTACGCCATGGGCGGTATCCCCACCAACATCACCACCGAGGTCCTCCAGGACAACGACACCGTGGTTCCCGGCCTCTACGCCGCCGGTGAGGTTGCCTGCGTTTCGGTTCACGGCTCCAACCGCCTGGGCACCAACTCGCTGCTGGACATCAACGTCTTCGGCAAGCGCGCCGGTATCGCCGCTGCGGAATACGCCAAGACGGCTGACTTCGTGGAGCTTCCGGAGGATCCCGAGGCGTACACCATCGAACTGCTGAACATCGCCCGCAACGGCACCGGCGACGAGAAGGTGGCCGTGATCCGCAAGGATCTCCAGGACACCATGGACGCCAACATGCAGGTGTTCCGCACCGCTGACACGCTGAACCAGGTCCTGAAGGACATCGAGTCCTTCGAGGCGAGGTACAAGAACATCAGCGTCCAGGACAAGGGCAAGCGCTTCAACCTGGACCTGCTCGAAGCCGTGGAGCTCGGCTTCCTGCTGGAACTGGCCAAGGTCATGACCGTGGCAGCCCTGCACCGTGAGGAATCCCGCGGCGGACACTTCCGCGAGGACTTCCCGGAACGCGACGACGAAAAATTCATGAAGCACTCCATGGCGTACAAGGATGACCACGCCCGGGCTGACGGCACCGCGGGGACCGCGGAAACAACTGCCGGCATCCGCCTGGCCACCAAACCGGTTGTCTTTACCCGCTACGAGCCGATGGTGAGGAAGTACTAA
- the sdhC gene encoding succinate dehydrogenase, cytochrome b556 subunit, with protein sequence MWSWVGHRITGVVIFFFLLVHVLDTSLVRVSPEAYTAVIGAYKNPLMALGETGLVAAIVFHAFNGLRIIAVDFWKKGAKYQRQMLWTVLVLWVVVMVGFSIRHLSLAFGGH encoded by the coding sequence ATGTGGTCCTGGGTTGGACACCGCATTACCGGTGTAGTGATTTTCTTCTTCTTGTTGGTCCATGTGCTGGACACCTCATTGGTGCGCGTGTCCCCCGAGGCATACACCGCCGTCATCGGCGCCTACAAGAACCCCCTCATGGCCCTGGGTGAAACGGGCCTTGTCGCAGCGATCGTGTTCCATGCCTTTAATGGCCTGCGGATCATCGCCGTCGACTTCTGGAAGAAGGGCGCGAAGTACCAGCGCCAGATGCTGTGGACGGTCCTGGTGCTCTGGGTCGTCGTCATGGTGGGCTTCTCCATCCGCCACCTTTCCCTCGCCTTCGGAGGTCACTAA
- a CDS encoding mannose-1-phosphate guanylyltransferase, translating to MSTDIVTSRDSPLSRFIAVIPAGGVGTRLWPLSRAAAPKFLHDLTGSGSTLLRATYDRLEPLAGKGVLVVTGVAHRNAVCSQLPEVLESDLVLESEPKDSGAAIGLAAAILYQRDPDTIMGSFAADQVISPDELFQDAVREAIYTAAAGKIVTIGIKPTHPSTGFGYIRSGENLSIANAPSAQAVVEFVEKPSEDVAQQYVDSGEYVWNAGMFVAPVSLMLQHLEANQPELFKGLTEIAQAWDTPDRDEVTARIWPTLPKIAIDYAVAEPAAAAGDVAVVPGTFRWDDVGDFASVGRLNSAKEVDDVTVLGEGARVFTENASGVVVTDTKRVIALIGIKDVVIVDTPDALLVTTMAHSQRVKAAVDALKASGDTDVL from the coding sequence ATGAGTACAGACATAGTGACAAGCCGGGATTCACCGCTGAGCCGTTTCATTGCGGTAATTCCTGCAGGCGGAGTGGGGACCCGCCTCTGGCCCCTGTCGCGTGCAGCAGCCCCGAAATTCCTCCACGACCTCACGGGTTCCGGCAGCACTCTGCTGCGGGCAACCTACGACCGTCTGGAACCGCTCGCAGGCAAAGGCGTGCTGGTTGTTACCGGCGTTGCCCACCGGAACGCCGTATGCAGCCAGCTTCCCGAGGTCCTGGAATCGGACCTTGTGCTGGAGAGCGAGCCCAAGGACTCCGGTGCGGCCATCGGCCTTGCGGCGGCCATCCTTTACCAGCGGGATCCGGACACCATCATGGGTTCCTTTGCCGCGGACCAGGTGATCAGCCCGGACGAGCTCTTCCAGGACGCTGTCCGCGAGGCTATCTACACCGCAGCGGCCGGCAAGATTGTCACCATCGGCATCAAGCCGACGCACCCCTCGACGGGGTTCGGCTACATCCGTTCAGGCGAGAACCTGTCCATCGCCAACGCGCCCAGCGCTCAGGCCGTGGTGGAATTCGTGGAGAAGCCCAGCGAGGACGTGGCCCAGCAGTACGTGGACAGCGGGGAGTACGTCTGGAACGCGGGGATGTTCGTTGCCCCGGTGTCCCTGATGCTGCAGCATCTCGAAGCCAACCAGCCTGAGCTCTTCAAGGGGCTCACCGAGATTGCGCAGGCCTGGGACACTCCGGACCGTGACGAGGTCACCGCCCGCATCTGGCCCACGCTGCCGAAGATCGCCATCGACTACGCGGTGGCCGAGCCTGCCGCCGCCGCCGGGGACGTCGCCGTCGTGCCTGGCACGTTCCGCTGGGACGACGTCGGGGACTTCGCCTCCGTGGGCCGGCTCAACAGCGCGAAGGAAGTCGACGACGTCACCGTCCTCGGCGAGGGCGCCCGCGTCTTCACCGAAAACGCCAGCGGCGTGGTTGTCACCGACACCAAGCGTGTCATCGCGCTGATCGGCATCAAGGACGTGGTCATTGTGGACACTCCGGATGCCCTGCTGGTGACCACCATGGCGCACTCCCAGCGGGTCAAGGCGGCCGTTGACGCGCTCAAGGCCAGCGGCGACACCGACGTCCTCTAA
- a CDS encoding amidohydrolase — MRNYTTEAEPTALVGPWLEPLLPELIDFRRDLHAHPELSFKEFRTTNKLAERLEAAGLKPRRLEGTGLTVDVGEGPIATALRGDIDALPIIEETGLPFASKNHGVTHACGHDVHTTTMLGIALVLHRMHQESPLGGTVRIIFQPAEETMPGGAHSCIEQGVLEGVPRILALHCDPRIDVGKIGTRIGAITSASDTIRIELSGRGGHTSRPHLTEDLVFALAQIAVNVPAVLSRRVDVRSGVSVVWGHISAGSAPNAIPGTGYMAGTMRCLDRDAWQSAGELLDEVVHQVAAPYGVDVRLEHTRGVPPVVNSEHETALIEAAARAEIAESAVVLTPQSMGGEDFAWFLAELPGAMMRLGTKTPGGEEYDLHRGDYILDERALGYGIQVLTAAALRTIRDL, encoded by the coding sequence GTGCGCAACTACACTACTGAAGCCGAACCCACCGCTCTTGTGGGGCCGTGGCTGGAGCCGCTGCTGCCGGAACTCATCGATTTCCGCCGCGACCTCCATGCGCATCCGGAGCTGTCCTTCAAGGAGTTCCGGACCACCAACAAGCTGGCGGAGCGGCTGGAGGCCGCCGGCCTGAAACCGCGGCGGCTCGAAGGCACCGGCCTCACTGTCGACGTCGGCGAAGGCCCCATCGCGACGGCGCTGCGCGGAGACATCGACGCCCTTCCCATCATCGAGGAAACCGGCCTGCCGTTCGCGTCGAAAAACCACGGCGTCACGCACGCCTGCGGGCATGACGTCCACACCACCACCATGCTTGGCATCGCCCTGGTCCTGCACCGCATGCACCAGGAATCCCCGCTCGGCGGCACGGTCCGCATCATTTTCCAGCCGGCCGAGGAAACGATGCCCGGCGGAGCGCACTCCTGCATTGAGCAGGGTGTCCTGGAAGGCGTGCCGCGCATCCTGGCCCTGCACTGCGATCCGCGAATCGACGTCGGCAAGATCGGCACCCGGATCGGCGCCATCACCTCGGCGTCGGACACCATCAGGATCGAGCTTTCCGGCCGCGGCGGCCACACCTCGCGCCCGCACCTGACCGAGGACCTGGTCTTCGCGCTGGCGCAGATCGCGGTCAACGTTCCGGCTGTGCTCTCCCGCCGGGTGGATGTCCGCAGCGGCGTCTCCGTGGTGTGGGGTCACATTTCCGCAGGCTCGGCCCCCAACGCCATTCCCGGAACCGGCTACATGGCCGGGACCATGCGTTGCCTGGACCGCGACGCCTGGCAGAGTGCCGGTGAACTCCTCGACGAAGTGGTCCACCAGGTGGCCGCGCCGTACGGTGTGGACGTCCGGCTGGAGCACACACGGGGCGTTCCGCCCGTGGTCAACTCCGAACATGAGACCGCGCTGATCGAGGCGGCGGCACGCGCTGAGATCGCCGAAAGTGCCGTGGTCCTCACTCCGCAGTCCATGGGCGGAGAGGATTTCGCCTGGTTCCTGGCCGAGCTGCCCGGCGCGATGATGCGGCTCGGCACCAAGACTCCCGGCGGCGAGGAATATGACCTGCACCGCGGTGACTACATCCTGGACGAGCGTGCGCTGGGCTATGGCATCCAGGTCCTGACGGCCGCGGCCCTGCGCACAATCCGCGACCTCTAA
- a CDS encoding MarR family winged helix-turn-helix transcriptional regulator, translating into MTDAPRLNAPRLDAPRLNRQVCFALYSASKAATAVYRPMLDELGLTYPQYLVMLVLWEDQPRSVRELGEELGLDSGTLSPLLKRLESLGLVERRRSAEDERRVEVFLTDAGTALSARSNGIPKQLADAAGLSPAELDQLRETLGRLTAALHSAR; encoded by the coding sequence ATGACCGACGCTCCCAGACTCAACGCCCCCCGCCTCGACGCTCCCAGGCTGAATCGCCAGGTGTGCTTTGCGCTGTACTCCGCGTCGAAGGCCGCCACCGCCGTCTACCGGCCCATGCTGGATGAGCTCGGCCTGACCTACCCGCAGTACCTCGTCATGCTGGTGCTCTGGGAGGACCAGCCCCGCAGCGTCCGCGAACTGGGGGAGGAGCTGGGCCTGGATTCCGGTACCCTGTCGCCGCTGCTGAAGCGCCTCGAATCGCTAGGCCTGGTGGAGCGGCGGCGGTCGGCCGAGGATGAGCGCCGGGTGGAGGTATTCCTGACGGACGCCGGCACCGCCCTCAGCGCCAGGTCCAACGGAATTCCAAAGCAGCTGGCAGACGCCGCAGGCCTGTCCCCGGCAGAACTCGACCAGCTCCGCGAGACCCTGGGCAGGCTCACCGCCGCCCTCCATTCCGCCCGCTAG
- a CDS encoding organic hydroperoxide resistance protein: protein MKTLYTAEALASGEGRDGNARTKDGKLDVTLASPVELGGNGQGTNPEQLFAAGYAACFHSALRLVGRKEKADLTDSAVAAKIHFGALENGVGYGLAAELEIALPALDLATAEALVAKAHRICPYSNATRGNINVDIKILEVAA from the coding sequence GTGAAGACTCTCTACACCGCAGAAGCACTGGCCTCAGGCGAGGGCCGGGACGGCAACGCCCGCACGAAAGACGGCAAGCTCGACGTAACCCTGGCGAGCCCCGTGGAACTGGGCGGCAACGGCCAGGGCACCAACCCGGAACAGCTGTTCGCGGCCGGTTACGCCGCCTGCTTCCACTCGGCGCTGCGCCTCGTGGGGCGCAAGGAAAAGGCGGACCTGACGGATTCCGCCGTCGCCGCAAAGATCCATTTCGGCGCCCTCGAGAACGGCGTGGGCTACGGCCTGGCCGCCGAGCTCGAAATCGCACTCCCGGCACTGGACCTCGCCACAGCGGAAGCCCTCGTGGCCAAGGCGCACCGGATCTGCCCCTACTCCAACGCTACCCGCGGCAACATCAACGTAGACATCAAGATCCTGGAGGTGGCCGCGTGA
- a CDS encoding NADP-dependent oxidoreductase: MSANTETATLPAATREIQLASRPVGRPVPANFRLAESELPALQDGQVLVRNLFISVDPYMRGRMNDVKSYSAPFALDAALDGGAVGEVIASRSDERKVGDAVVHPLGWREYAVVDAKATTLARTDLAPASAFLGALGMTGLTAYAGLLKVAEFKAGDAVFVSGAAGAVGSLVGQIAKAMGASRVIGSAGTPEKVARLLELGFDAAFNYNDRPVLEQLKEAAGANGIDVYFDNVGGDHLEAALSVLNVGGRVAMCGAISQYNATEATPAPRNLMQAIGKQLTLRGFLVGGQRQHAAEFAGRMAGWLADGTVSYDETVVDGLENAPQAFMDLLDGANTGKMLVRI; the protein is encoded by the coding sequence GTGAGCGCCAACACCGAAACCGCAACCCTTCCCGCAGCCACCCGCGAAATCCAGCTGGCATCCCGCCCCGTCGGGCGGCCGGTCCCGGCGAACTTCCGCCTCGCCGAATCGGAGCTGCCCGCCTTGCAGGACGGCCAGGTGCTGGTCCGCAACCTGTTCATCTCCGTGGACCCCTACATGCGCGGACGCATGAATGACGTCAAGTCCTACTCCGCGCCGTTCGCGCTGGATGCAGCGCTCGACGGCGGTGCTGTGGGTGAGGTGATCGCGTCCAGGAGCGATGAGCGCAAGGTGGGGGACGCCGTCGTGCATCCTCTGGGCTGGCGCGAATACGCTGTGGTGGACGCCAAGGCAACCACGCTGGCGCGGACGGACCTGGCTCCGGCCTCGGCTTTCCTGGGCGCGCTGGGCATGACCGGTCTCACAGCCTACGCGGGCCTCTTGAAGGTGGCCGAGTTCAAAGCCGGCGACGCCGTCTTCGTTTCCGGCGCGGCCGGGGCCGTCGGTTCCCTCGTAGGCCAGATCGCGAAAGCCATGGGTGCATCGCGCGTGATTGGCAGCGCCGGTACCCCGGAAAAGGTGGCGCGGCTGCTGGAACTCGGCTTCGACGCTGCGTTCAACTACAACGACAGGCCGGTGCTGGAGCAGCTGAAGGAGGCGGCCGGGGCTAACGGCATCGATGTCTACTTCGACAACGTGGGCGGGGACCACCTGGAAGCGGCGCTGTCGGTGCTGAACGTCGGGGGGCGCGTGGCCATGTGCGGCGCGATCTCGCAGTACAACGCCACCGAGGCCACCCCCGCGCCGCGCAACCTCATGCAGGCGATCGGCAAACAGCTGACCCTCCGCGGGTTCCTGGTGGGCGGACAGCGGCAGCACGCCGCGGAGTTCGCCGGCCGGATGGCGGGTTGGCTGGCCGACGGCACAGTCAGCTACGACGAAACCGTGGTGGACGGCCTGGAAAACGCGCCGCAGGCATTTATGGACCTGCTCGACGGCGCCAACACCGGGAAGATGCTGGTCCGGATCTAG
- a CDS encoding BMP family protein: MKNSLRANLKRGSMAGVATAGAAALLLTGCGAAPSSPGASGSATKSDYTACMVSDSGGFDDKSFNQSGYEGLQQSVKDLNIQEKHVQSKADTDYDPNLRSMVQQGCKLTVTVGFLLGDATKSIATANPNSHFAIIDYNDPTFPKNVKPIVYDTAQAAFLAGYLAAGTSKTGKVATFGGINIPTVTIFMDGFADGVKYYNDKKGKNVQLIGWDKAKQDGTFVGDFKQVDKGKVLTQGFLDQGADIVLPVAGPVGAGAGSAILEAKSKGKDAKLIWVDSDGYLTAPEYKSVILSSVQKTMSTAVETVIKDDKDGKFDAAPYIGTLENGGVALAPFHDLDAAVPADLKSELDQLKKDIVSGTVKVESKSSPAK, encoded by the coding sequence TTGAAGAACTCACTGCGTGCAAACCTTAAACGCGGTTCAATGGCCGGTGTCGCCACTGCGGGTGCGGCTGCCCTGCTGCTGACCGGCTGCGGAGCTGCCCCGTCGTCGCCGGGTGCCTCCGGCTCCGCGACGAAATCGGACTACACCGCATGCATGGTGTCCGACTCGGGTGGATTCGACGACAAGTCGTTCAACCAGTCCGGCTACGAAGGCTTGCAGCAGTCCGTCAAGGACCTCAACATCCAGGAGAAGCACGTCCAGTCGAAGGCTGACACGGACTACGACCCCAACCTGCGCTCCATGGTGCAGCAGGGCTGCAAGCTCACCGTCACTGTCGGCTTCCTGCTCGGCGACGCCACGAAATCCATCGCTACGGCCAACCCGAACAGCCACTTCGCGATCATCGACTACAACGACCCCACGTTCCCCAAGAACGTCAAGCCGATTGTCTACGACACAGCCCAGGCAGCATTCCTGGCCGGCTACCTGGCTGCCGGCACTTCGAAGACCGGGAAGGTGGCCACTTTCGGCGGCATCAACATCCCGACGGTGACGATCTTCATGGACGGCTTTGCCGACGGCGTGAAGTACTACAACGACAAGAAGGGCAAGAACGTCCAGCTCATTGGCTGGGACAAGGCCAAGCAGGACGGCACCTTCGTCGGCGACTTCAAGCAGGTGGACAAAGGCAAGGTCCTGACTCAGGGCTTCCTGGACCAGGGCGCGGACATCGTCCTTCCCGTGGCCGGCCCGGTGGGGGCCGGCGCAGGCAGCGCGATTCTGGAGGCCAAGTCCAAGGGCAAGGACGCCAAGCTGATCTGGGTTGACTCCGACGGCTACCTGACCGCCCCCGAATACAAATCCGTGATCCTGTCCTCGGTCCAGAAGACCATGTCCACCGCTGTGGAGACGGTCATCAAGGACGACAAGGACGGCAAGTTCGACGCCGCACCGTACATCGGTACCCTCGAAAACGGCGGCGTGGCCCTGGCTCCTTTCCACGATCTCGATGCCGCCGTGCCGGCAGATCTGAAGAGCGAGCTGGACCAGCTGAAGAAGGACATCGTTTCCGGCACCGTCAAGGTCGAGTCGAAGTCCAGCCCGGCCAAATAA
- a CDS encoding ABC transporter ATP-binding protein — MKLELRGITKRFGSLVANDHIDLVVEPGQVHCLLGENGAGKSTLMNVLYGLYDPTEGEILVDGKPVVFKDPGEAMAAGIGMVHQHFMLIPVFTVAENVALGNETTKAGGLLNLEATRAKIRQISDQYGFDVDPDAMVEDLPVGVQQRVEIIKALVRDAEVLILDEPTAVLTPQETDELLDIIRQLKRDGKSIVFISHKLREVKAISDTITVIRRGKVVGQAEPTASPTELASAMVGRAVSLTLDKAPAKTGEVTFKVRHLTVTDHNSQHVVDDLSFDIAKGEVLAIAGVQGNGQTELTEAILGVQTHVSGSITLDGEELLGRSVKHILGTGVGFVPEDRTLDGLVGTFSISENMILDLYDKAPFARGVGMKPGVIAENAAKKVEEFDVRIQSVSAAVGTLSGGNQQKVVLARELSRPLRLFIASQPTRGLDVGSIEFVHKRVIAERDHGTPVMIVSTELDEVMQLADRIAVLYRGRLVGIVPATTSRDVLGLMMAGVPANEAEASAAAHAHSSPTTAVPEPAGHEGEAHV, encoded by the coding sequence TTGAAACTCGAACTGAGAGGGATCACGAAGCGATTCGGATCCCTGGTAGCCAACGACCACATCGATTTGGTCGTAGAGCCCGGGCAGGTCCACTGCCTGCTGGGAGAGAACGGCGCAGGGAAATCCACCCTGATGAACGTGCTCTACGGACTCTACGACCCCACGGAAGGTGAAATCCTGGTCGACGGCAAACCCGTCGTCTTCAAGGATCCCGGAGAGGCGATGGCCGCCGGCATCGGCATGGTCCATCAGCACTTCATGCTCATCCCGGTCTTCACCGTGGCCGAGAACGTGGCCCTGGGCAACGAGACCACCAAAGCTGGCGGCCTTCTCAACCTCGAAGCCACGCGAGCGAAGATCCGCCAGATTTCGGACCAGTACGGGTTCGACGTCGACCCCGACGCCATGGTCGAAGACCTTCCCGTGGGGGTCCAGCAGCGCGTTGAAATCATCAAGGCCCTGGTCCGCGATGCCGAGGTCCTGATCCTGGACGAGCCCACGGCAGTGCTCACCCCGCAGGAGACCGACGAGCTGCTGGATATCATCCGGCAGCTGAAGCGGGACGGGAAGTCGATCGTCTTCATTTCCCACAAGCTCCGCGAGGTCAAGGCTATTTCGGACACGATCACCGTCATCCGCCGCGGCAAGGTGGTGGGCCAGGCGGAGCCCACGGCGTCGCCCACGGAGCTGGCGTCCGCCATGGTGGGGCGCGCAGTCAGCCTGACGCTGGACAAAGCCCCGGCCAAGACCGGTGAGGTCACGTTCAAGGTCCGTCACCTGACAGTGACCGACCACAATAGCCAGCACGTTGTCGACGACCTGTCCTTCGATATCGCCAAAGGCGAGGTGCTGGCCATCGCCGGCGTGCAGGGCAACGGCCAGACCGAACTGACCGAGGCCATCCTGGGCGTCCAGACGCATGTCTCGGGATCCATCACCCTCGACGGCGAGGAACTGCTGGGCCGAAGCGTCAAACACATTCTCGGAACCGGCGTCGGGTTCGTCCCCGAAGACCGCACGCTCGACGGACTCGTGGGCACGTTCTCGATCTCCGAAAACATGATCCTGGATCTCTACGACAAGGCGCCGTTCGCACGGGGCGTGGGGATGAAGCCCGGCGTGATCGCGGAGAACGCCGCGAAGAAAGTCGAAGAGTTCGACGTCCGCATCCAGTCCGTGTCAGCGGCCGTGGGCACGCTCTCCGGCGGTAACCAGCAGAAGGTCGTCCTGGCCCGCGAACTCTCACGGCCGCTGCGCCTGTTCATCGCTTCGCAGCCCACCCGCGGGCTGGACGTAGGATCGATCGAATTCGTCCACAAGCGCGTCATCGCCGAACGGGACCACGGAACCCCCGTCATGATCGTCTCCACCGAACTGGACGAGGTGATGCAGCTGGCCGACCGGATCGCGGTGCTCTACCGTGGACGGCTGGTCGGCATTGTTCCGGCCACCACGTCCCGCGACGTGCTGGGCCTGATGATGGCTGGAGTCCCTGCCAACGAGGCCGAAGCCAGCGCCGCAGCCCACGCCCACAGCAGCCCGACGACGGCGGTGCCGGAGCCTGCCGGCCACGAAGGAGAAGCACATGTCTGA
- a CDS encoding ABC transporter permease: MSATTQPPASRQAAEGPGQAGGRPAKAGAAELVSWKAGVGLGLLAVLGTILFGFLANTKSAGFRIAEARDPNASSAAAWITLVVALAAAAYLGYRWMNRRRSGETVDRWIPAATVAAVVVLGLAALGVARVEKITVPSMALGWICSVLLLALAAYTCFLTLQHRRIPGWLGGTFAVVFLVGFMIWIVAGGRDAEPSISLGGLMAGAVTLAVPLVFGSLSGVLCERAGVVNIAIEGQLLLGAFSAAVVATVTGNVYLGLISAAVAGALVSLVLAVVSIKYLVNQIIVGVVLNVLISGLTSFLFSTLLTANPEQLNKPGRLQAVDIPFLADIPIIGPILFHQSLVGYLMYVAVIVVYVGLFHTKWGLRVRAVGEHPQAADTVGINVNRTRFRNVLMGGAIAGIGGSFFTLVSVDAFSKDMSGGRGYIALAAMIFGRWNPIGAFLAALLFGFADNLQSIITIIGSPVPSQFMAMLPYALTVIAVAGLVGRSRPPAADGIPYVKG, translated from the coding sequence ATGAGCGCCACGACACAACCTCCCGCCAGCCGGCAGGCAGCGGAAGGCCCCGGACAGGCAGGAGGACGGCCCGCCAAGGCAGGCGCCGCCGAACTGGTGAGCTGGAAAGCCGGCGTCGGACTGGGCCTGCTGGCCGTGCTCGGCACCATCCTGTTCGGTTTCCTGGCCAACACGAAGTCGGCCGGTTTCCGGATCGCCGAGGCCCGGGACCCCAACGCCTCCTCCGCGGCGGCGTGGATCACGCTGGTGGTCGCCCTGGCCGCCGCCGCGTACTTGGGCTACCGGTGGATGAACCGGCGCCGCAGCGGCGAAACCGTGGACCGCTGGATTCCGGCAGCCACCGTCGCGGCCGTCGTCGTCCTGGGCCTGGCTGCCCTCGGCGTCGCCCGGGTCGAAAAGATCACCGTGCCCTCGATGGCGCTGGGCTGGATCTGCTCCGTCCTGCTGCTGGCCCTGGCCGCCTACACGTGCTTCCTGACTCTTCAGCATCGCCGGATCCCGGGGTGGCTGGGCGGCACTTTCGCCGTGGTCTTCCTTGTCGGGTTCATGATCTGGATCGTCGCGGGCGGCCGGGACGCCGAGCCGTCCATTTCGCTCGGCGGCCTCATGGCCGGAGCCGTGACGCTCGCCGTTCCCTTGGTGTTTGGCTCGCTCTCCGGCGTGCTGTGCGAGCGTGCAGGCGTGGTCAACATCGCGATCGAAGGCCAGCTCCTGCTCGGCGCGTTTTCGGCAGCCGTGGTGGCCACGGTGACCGGCAACGTCTACCTCGGGCTCATTTCGGCGGCCGTGGCAGGTGCCCTCGTGTCCCTGGTCCTGGCAGTGGTGAGCATCAAGTACCTCGTGAACCAGATCATCGTGGGCGTGGTGCTCAACGTGTTGATCAGCGGGCTCACCAGCTTCCTGTTCTCCACCCTGCTCACGGCGAACCCGGAGCAGCTGAACAAGCCCGGCAGGCTCCAGGCAGTCGACATCCCGTTCCTCGCGGATATCCCGATCATCGGCCCCATCCTGTTCCACCAGTCCCTGGTGGGCTACCTGATGTACGTGGCCGTCATCGTCGTCTATGTCGGGCTGTTCCACACCAAGTGGGGCCTGCGCGTCCGGGCGGTGGGGGAGCACCCCCAGGCTGCGGACACTGTTGGCATCAACGTGAACCGGACCCGGTTCCGCAACGTGCTCATGGGCGGCGCCATCGCCGGCATCGGCGGGTCCTTCTTCACTCTTGTCTCGGTGGACGCGTTCAGCAAGGACATGTCCGGCGGCCGCGGCTACATAGCGCTGGCCGCCATGATCTTCGGCCGTTGGAACCCCATCGGCGCCTTTCTGGCCGCACTCCTCTTTGGGTTCGCCGACAACCTGCAGAGCATCATCACCATCATCGGATCCCCGGTTCCGAGCCAGTTCATGGCCATGCTGCCGTACGCACTGACGGTCATCGCCGTGGCCGGGCTGGTGGGACGTTCGCGGCCGCCCGCAGCCGACGGCATACCGTATGTCAAGGGCTGA